In Sphingomonas sp. Leaf357, a single genomic region encodes these proteins:
- the pgsA gene encoding CDP-diacylglycerol--glycerol-3-phosphate 3-phosphatidyltransferase produces MWTLPNVLTLSRIVAVPLLAVFLWWPGWSDGYLAGFVLYCLMGITDYFDGYLARAQGAVSKLGVFLDPIADKIMVAAVILLLVGTRDSQPALIPGIHQIAALVILLREIAVSGLREFLAQLSVSVPVSKLAKWKTTLQLVSLGGLILAGGLPVYPVLHDISLAALWGAAILTLITGWDYLRVGVKHMD; encoded by the coding sequence ATGTGGACGCTGCCAAACGTGCTGACCCTGTCGCGAATCGTCGCGGTACCGCTGCTGGCCGTGTTCCTGTGGTGGCCGGGCTGGTCGGACGGGTATCTTGCCGGGTTCGTGCTGTATTGCCTGATGGGCATCACCGATTATTTCGACGGTTATCTGGCGCGGGCGCAGGGCGCGGTGTCGAAGCTGGGCGTGTTCCTCGATCCGATCGCCGACAAGATCATGGTCGCCGCCGTCATCCTGCTGCTGGTCGGCACGCGCGACAGCCAGCCGGCGCTGATCCCGGGCATCCACCAGATCGCCGCGCTGGTGATCCTGCTGCGCGAGATCGCGGTGTCGGGGCTGCGCGAATTCCTGGCGCAGCTTTCCGTGTCGGTGCCTGTGTCCAAGCTGGCCAAGTGGAAGACGACGCTGCAACTGGTGTCGCTGGGCGGGCTCATTCTGGCGGGCGGGCTGCCGGTCTATCCGGTGCTGCACGATATCTCGCTGGCGGCTTTATGGGGTGCCGCGATCCTGACGCTCATTACAGGCTGGGACTATCTCCGCGTCGGCGTGAAGCACATGGATTGA
- the moaD gene encoding molybdopterin converting factor subunit 1, whose translation MTIEMVYFAWVREGVGVGQERVDPPAGVTTVAELIDWLSATSESHARTFADRGRLRAAVDQVFVPIDAPLGSAREVAIFPPVTGG comes from the coding sequence ATGACGATCGAGATGGTGTATTTCGCCTGGGTGCGCGAGGGCGTGGGCGTCGGGCAGGAACGGGTCGATCCGCCGGCCGGTGTGACGACGGTGGCCGAGTTGATCGACTGGCTGAGCGCGACGAGCGAATCGCATGCGCGGACGTTCGCCGATCGTGGACGGTTGCGCGCGGCGGTGGATCAGGTGTTCGTGCCGATCGACGCACCGCTGGGTTCGGCGCGCGAGGTGGCGATCTTTCCCCCGGTGACGGGCGGATGA
- a CDS encoding helix-turn-helix domain-containing protein, translating into MNTAATDGIRALTDKEKQTLRMIVRGHDAKSIARSLDLSVHTINERLRDVRRKMAVSSSREAARLLLEVEGVAAGAPDTDLLGDTRIGADAARPRADQEGAPIDGVGRAYRRPLIIGVLLMTLILGLLALAALPQVATTSPPTPATSSDAPNAEVVDAARRWLVLVDQGRWDESYKATGTAFRKLNTAQVWATVSEKVRVPLGAVISRTFVSQENLPAPPAGYEVVKFRTRFANKTEAVETVSLDRENGGWHVVGVTIG; encoded by the coding sequence ATGAACACGGCGGCGACAGACGGTATCCGGGCGCTTACCGACAAGGAAAAGCAGACGCTTCGCATGATCGTGCGCGGTCACGACGCCAAATCGATCGCGCGCAGCCTCGATCTTTCGGTTCATACGATCAACGAACGCCTTCGCGATGTGCGGCGCAAGATGGCGGTGTCGAGCAGCCGCGAGGCGGCACGCCTGCTGCTGGAGGTCGAAGGCGTGGCCGCAGGGGCTCCAGACACCGATTTGCTTGGGGACACGAGAATCGGGGCAGACGCGGCTCGGCCCCGAGCGGATCAGGAAGGCGCGCCGATCGACGGCGTGGGGCGGGCATATCGCCGTCCCTTGATCATCGGAGTTTTGCTCATGACGCTCATTCTCGGCCTATTGGCGCTCGCCGCCCTGCCGCAAGTCGCCACGACCTCGCCGCCAACGCCTGCCACATCGTCCGACGCACCCAATGCCGAAGTGGTGGACGCGGCGCGTCGCTGGCTGGTTCTGGTCGATCAGGGGCGTTGGGACGAAAGCTACAAGGCGACCGGAACGGCGTTCCGCAAGCTGAACACGGCGCAGGTTTGGGCTACGGTATCGGAGAAGGTGCGCGTGCCGTTGGGCGCGGTGATCTCACGCACCTTCGTCAGCCAGGAAAACCTGCCCGCTCCGCCGGCCGGCTACGAAGTGGTGAAGTTCCGCACACGCTTCGCCAATAAGACCGAGGCGGTGGAGACGGTCTCGCTCGATCGCGAGAATGGCGGTTGGCACGTAGTGGGCGTGACGATCGGCTAG
- a CDS encoding MFS transporter has protein sequence MLNALGLLKERRFLPLFTTQFLGAFNDNLFKQAMVLFATYSIFNDAKAEQGFNALATGLSTLPFILFSGLAGQLADTHDKARIIRIVKTAEIFIMMVGAGGLVLAKMGYTNTGITLMLATVFLLGMHSTFLGPIKYAILPQHLDGPNVLGGTGLVEAGTYIAILMGTILAGYISPETAAIGVLIVAGIGWFSGREVPPAPREGAVLAINWNPITSSWRLINATMHIPRLFLAICSISFFWTIGAVLIIIFPPLVKNLLTTTQEVASLFTATLSVGIAIGSVVINTLLKGKISAKYGPASVIAMGVCVVLFSILVRTWTPAVGHFYDWKEFIAQPLAIPLMLSLLAIAVTGGMFVVPLYAFLTTTVTKDQTARTVAANNVVNCAAMTVGAVAVIFISHLGVTPENMLLLVAGMCLIAAWLAQKLHLACD, from the coding sequence ATGCTCAATGCGCTCGGCCTACTCAAAGAGCGCCGATTTCTGCCCTTGTTCACCACCCAGTTCCTGGGCGCTTTCAACGACAATCTGTTCAAACAGGCGATGGTGCTGTTCGCCACCTACAGCATCTTCAACGATGCCAAGGCCGAACAGGGATTCAACGCGCTGGCGACGGGCCTTTCCACCTTGCCCTTCATCCTGTTTTCCGGGCTCGCCGGGCAATTGGCCGACACGCACGACAAGGCCCGCATCATCCGCATCGTGAAGACGGCGGAGATCTTCATCATGATGGTCGGCGCGGGCGGGTTGGTGCTGGCCAAGATGGGGTATACCAACACCGGCATCACGCTGATGCTCGCCACCGTATTCCTGCTCGGCATGCATTCGACGTTCCTCGGGCCGATCAAATACGCGATCCTGCCGCAGCATCTGGACGGGCCGAACGTGCTCGGCGGCACCGGCCTGGTCGAGGCCGGCACCTATATCGCGATCCTGATGGGTACGATCCTGGCCGGCTATATCTCGCCCGAAACGGCGGCGATCGGCGTCTTGATCGTCGCCGGGATCGGCTGGTTCAGCGGGCGCGAAGTGCCGCCCGCCCCGCGCGAGGGCGCCGTGCTGGCGATCAACTGGAACCCGATCACCTCGTCCTGGCGCCTGATCAACGCGACGATGCACATCCCGCGCCTGTTCCTGGCGATCTGCTCGATCAGCTTCTTCTGGACGATCGGCGCGGTGCTGATCATCATCTTTCCTCCACTGGTGAAGAACCTGCTCACCACCACGCAGGAGGTCGCCAGCCTGTTCACCGCGACGCTGTCGGTCGGCATCGCGATCGGATCGGTCGTCATCAACACGCTGTTGAAAGGCAAGATCTCGGCGAAATACGGCCCGGCCTCCGTCATCGCGATGGGTGTCTGCGTGGTCCTGTTTTCGATCCTCGTGCGCACCTGGACGCCGGCGGTGGGCCATTTCTACGACTGGAAGGAATTCATCGCCCAGCCGCTCGCCATTCCGCTGATGCTGTCGCTGCTCGCCATCGCGGTCACCGGCGGGATGTTCGTCGTACCGCTCTACGCCTTCCTGACGACCACCGTGACCAAGGATCAGACGGCGCGCACGGTGGCCGCGAACAACGTCGTCAATTGCGCGGCGATGACGGTCGGCGCGGTGGCGGTGATCTTCATCTCGCACCTCGGCGTCACGCCCGAGAACATGCTGCTGCTCGTCGCCGGCATGTGCCTGATCGCCGCGTGGCTGGCGCAGAAACTGCATCTCGCCTGCGATTGA
- a CDS encoding molybdenum cofactor biosynthesis protein MoaE — MIRILVNDAAIDLAAELALIEAEGAGAIATFTGLVRADDGVGTLELEHYPGATEAALLSLAEQAKTRWALLSATIVHRIGVMRPGERIVFVGVSAPHRSAALEACAFLIDRLKTDAPFWKRETRAGQATWVESRGSDDAAAARWETVNRPLP; from the coding sequence ATGATCCGCATCCTCGTCAACGATGCTGCGATCGACCTGGCTGCCGAGCTGGCGCTGATCGAGGCGGAAGGCGCGGGTGCGATCGCCACGTTCACCGGGCTGGTGCGCGCGGACGACGGGGTTGGGACGCTGGAACTGGAACATTATCCCGGCGCGACCGAGGCGGCTCTGCTGTCGCTGGCCGAGCAGGCCAAAACGCGTTGGGCCTTGCTGTCGGCGACGATCGTCCACCGGATTGGCGTGATGCGTCCGGGCGAGCGGATCGTGTTCGTGGGCGTATCCGCGCCGCACCGTTCGGCGGCGCTGGAGGCCTGTGCGTTTCTCATCGATCGCCTAAAAACCGATGCGCCGTTCTGGAAACGCGAAACGCGTGCCGGGCAAGCCACTTGGGTAGAATCGCGCGGCAGCGATGATGCCGCCGCCGCGCGATGGGAAACCGTGAACCGGCCCCTCCCCTGA
- a CDS encoding ATP-binding protein, with product MTVRVDMGMDSGGASVSMDLEELLATRLLVQGNSGSGKSHLLRRLLERSAGHVQQIIIDPEGDFVTLAGPYGHVVVEAVNYSANEIVRFAQRCREARASVVLDLEGLDAEGQMRCAAAFLGALFDAPREHWYPALVVVDEAQVFAPSVAGDVAEDVRKASLAAMTNLMCRGRKRGLAGVIATQRLAKLAKNVAAEASNFLMGRTFLDIDMARAADLLGMERRQAEAIRDLARGTFLALGPAVSRRPVAIRIGAVETSARSSSPVLVPLPQQGGRDMQEMLFAEVEQPQFIMPAAPPRPVAADRVMQDLEREDPAPVRARPDLPEIDPGPVVTEVLRAIVADPESATRPAAVLFQDFQVRCRMAGVPRSPLDLSAFSRRLAAARAGIFDGLDAEWAPVIETAHDLPDDMLGAFLLIARAARDGDPCPSDEDVARIYGTSSLGRARRVMSYIEGRNMFVTRVDLSGKRSITIPRLGWTTQPADAA from the coding sequence ATGACGGTGCGCGTGGATATGGGAATGGATTCGGGGGGTGCCTCAGTGTCCATGGACCTGGAGGAGTTGCTGGCCACGCGCCTGCTCGTCCAAGGCAATTCCGGCTCCGGCAAATCGCACCTGCTGCGCCGCCTGCTCGAACGCAGCGCGGGCCATGTGCAGCAGATCATCATCGATCCGGAGGGCGATTTCGTCACGCTCGCCGGCCCGTACGGCCATGTCGTGGTCGAGGCGGTGAACTATTCCGCCAACGAGATCGTGCGCTTCGCTCAGCGTTGCCGCGAGGCGCGCGCCTCGGTGGTGCTCGATCTGGAGGGACTGGATGCGGAAGGGCAGATGCGCTGCGCCGCCGCGTTCCTGGGCGCCTTGTTCGATGCCCCGCGCGAACATTGGTATCCCGCTTTGGTGGTGGTGGACGAGGCCCAGGTCTTCGCGCCCTCGGTCGCCGGCGATGTCGCGGAGGACGTGCGCAAGGCGTCGCTCGCCGCCATGACCAATCTCATGTGCCGCGGGCGCAAGCGTGGTCTCGCCGGGGTCATCGCCACGCAGCGCCTCGCCAAGCTCGCCAAGAACGTCGCCGCCGAAGCCTCGAACTTCCTGATGGGCCGCACCTTCCTCGATATCGACATGGCACGCGCCGCCGATCTGCTCGGCATGGAGCGCCGCCAGGCCGAGGCGATCCGCGATCTCGCGCGCGGCACGTTCCTGGCACTCGGGCCGGCGGTGTCGCGCCGTCCGGTCGCGATCCGCATCGGCGCGGTCGAGACGTCGGCGCGTAGCAGCAGCCCGGTGCTCGTGCCGCTGCCGCAGCAGGGCGGCCGCGACATGCAGGAGATGCTGTTCGCCGAAGTCGAGCAACCGCAATTCATCATGCCCGCCGCGCCGCCCCGGCCGGTCGCGGCCGATCGGGTGATGCAGGATCTCGAACGCGAGGACCCCGCCCCCGTCCGCGCGCGGCCCGATCTGCCGGAGATCGACCCTGGCCCGGTCGTTACCGAAGTGCTGCGCGCGATCGTCGCCGATCCGGAATCGGCGACTCGCCCGGCGGCGGTGTTGTTCCAGGATTTCCAGGTCCGCTGCCGCATGGCCGGCGTGCCGCGCTCGCCGCTCGATTTGTCCGCTTTCTCGCGCCGGCTGGCCGCCGCGCGCGCGGGCATCTTCGACGGGCTGGACGCGGAATGGGCTCCGGTGATCGAGACCGCGCACGACCTGCCCGACGATATGCTGGGTGCCTTCCTGCTCATTGCCCGCGCCGCGCGCGATGGCGATCCCTGCCCGAGCGACGAGGATGTGGCGCGGATCTACGGTACGTCTTCGTTGGGACGGGCGCGCCGGGTGATGAGCTATATCGAAGGCCGCAACATGTTCGTCACCCGCGTGGACCTGTCGGGTAAGCGCTCGATCACGATCCCACGATTGGGCTGGACGACTCAGCCGGCGGACGCCGCCTGA
- a CDS encoding TorF family putative porin — protein sequence MKSLLTAAGPLAAAALAGMLIATPAAAQDQTDPPPDLKASGSIALVSDYRFRGVSQSDKGMAVQGGITVTHKSGLYAGTWASNLAGWGTFGGPNLELDLFGGYKLPIGGGGTLDVGLTWFMYPGGADKTDFAEPFAKLSGTIGPLSLLAGVAYAPKQQALGKWSLTGANAQAVLAGGAYDKAGDKEDNLYLWGDASAGIPRTPITLKAHLGFSDGNSGLGPNGTSIAPTGKYWDWLLGVDAVLGPVTLGVAYVDTDISKAESAYLQPNFSSTKDGSTIAGSKVLFSVSAAF from the coding sequence ATGAAATCGTTGCTCACCGCCGCCGGCCCCCTTGCCGCCGCCGCCCTTGCCGGCATGCTGATCGCCACCCCGGCCGCCGCGCAGGACCAGACCGACCCACCGCCGGACCTCAAGGCCAGCGGATCCATCGCTCTGGTATCCGATTATCGCTTCCGTGGCGTTTCTCAGTCCGACAAGGGCATGGCCGTGCAGGGTGGTATCACCGTCACGCACAAGAGCGGCCTCTATGCCGGCACCTGGGCGTCGAACCTGGCCGGGTGGGGCACGTTCGGCGGCCCCAATCTCGAACTCGATCTGTTCGGCGGCTACAAATTGCCGATCGGCGGGGGCGGTACGCTCGATGTCGGGCTGACCTGGTTCATGTATCCGGGCGGCGCGGACAAGACCGACTTCGCCGAGCCGTTCGCGAAACTGTCCGGCACGATCGGTCCGCTCAGCCTATTGGCCGGCGTGGCCTATGCACCGAAGCAACAGGCGCTGGGCAAATGGTCGCTCACCGGTGCCAACGCGCAGGCCGTTCTGGCGGGCGGCGCGTATGACAAGGCCGGCGACAAGGAGGACAATCTGTACCTCTGGGGCGATGCCAGCGCCGGCATTCCCCGTACGCCGATCACGCTGAAGGCCCATCTCGGCTTCTCGGACGGCAATTCCGGCCTCGGCCCCAACGGTACCAGCATCGCGCCGACGGGTAAATATTGGGACTGGCTGCTGGGCGTGGATGCCGTGCTCGGGCCGGTGACGTTGGGCGTGGCCTATGTCGATACCGACATCAGCAAGGCCGAGTCCGCCTATCTGCAGCCGAACTTCTCCTCGACCAAGGATGGCAGCACGATCGCGGGCAGCAAGGTGTTGTTCTCGGTTTCGGCGGCGTTCTAA
- a CDS encoding fasciclin domain-containing protein, producing the protein MTFIAKFPLVALAGALSITAASAQTAAPAAPAQAAPAAAAPAPAAPNPAVGGAAMDATKTIVANASTAPNLTTLVAAVKAAGLAETLSGPGPFTVFAPTNDAFSRLAPGTVDTLLKPENKATLVKVLTYHVVPGKISATDLIAKIDAGGGKTVLTTVEGEPLTAAKEGQAVSLTDVNGNKSYLEIPDVRQSNGVVHVVNGVVLPKLN; encoded by the coding sequence ATGACCTTCATCGCCAAATTCCCGCTGGTCGCGCTGGCCGGCGCGTTGTCGATCACCGCCGCCTCGGCCCAGACCGCAGCGCCCGCCGCCCCGGCGCAAGCTGCGCCGGCCGCCGCCGCGCCCGCGCCCGCCGCGCCGAACCCCGCCGTCGGTGGAGCCGCGATGGATGCGACCAAGACGATCGTTGCAAACGCCTCGACCGCACCGAACCTGACGACCCTGGTCGCCGCCGTGAAGGCCGCTGGCCTTGCAGAGACGCTGTCCGGTCCCGGCCCGTTCACCGTCTTCGCGCCGACCAACGACGCCTTCTCGCGCCTCGCCCCGGGCACGGTCGACACGCTGCTGAAGCCCGAGAACAAGGCGACCTTGGTCAAGGTGCTGACCTATCACGTCGTGCCCGGCAAGATCAGCGCGACAGATCTGATCGCCAAGATCGACGCCGGCGGTGGCAAGACCGTGCTGACCACCGTCGAAGGCGAGCCGCTGACCGCAGCCAAGGAAGGCCAGGCCGTCTCGCTGACCGACGTCAACGGCAACAAGAGCTATCTCGAGATCCCGGACGTGCGTCAGTCGAACGGCGTCGTCCACGTGGTTAACGGCGTGGTGCTGCCGAAGCTGAACTGA